From the Lampris incognitus isolate fLamInc1 chromosome 6, fLamInc1.hap2, whole genome shotgun sequence genome, one window contains:
- the myrf gene encoding myelin regulatory factor: MDVVDETEALQRFFEGHDITSSLEPANIDTSILEEYISKEDDSTDICFSEVHSAPGPNYSSPQAGVSSSGGLVCGVSPPIPLRQGAPLPGPPNCQNSYPPGPSLGLLRHNYPCLGQQQQQQQQQQQQQAHIKPEHRGHYAPGTLPESPPDSSSEPYSPQQVNDPHMLRTMTPENMCHMTPPPPLPPHGHYPNMHRDMYLKPEPMITQYPIGPTSSGSGDIQQTQMLHQLLQHPQGQDGIPGHQAKKRKHSDSPNSTLNSQILTGIIKQEPGLMQDADNSYLDPNYQCIKWQPHQQNKWTPLYDANCKELPMPTYRVDADKGFNFSLADDAFVCQKKNHFQVTVYIGMLGDPKYIKTSDGLQPIDCFYLKLNGVKLEAMNQSINVEQSQSDRSKRPFKPVLVTLPPEQVTKVTVGRLHFSETTANNMRKKGKPNPDQRYFMLVVALQAQSHSQSYTLAAQVSERIIVRVTSASNPGQFESDSEVLWQRGQLPDSVYHHGRVGINTDRPDEALVVHGNLKVMGSLVHPSDIRAKENVQEVDTTDNLKRISQMRLVHYHYKPEFAATVGIENTAETGVIAQEVQQILPEAVKEGGDVVCANGETIPNLLVVNKDRIFMENVGAVKELCKLTDNLETRIDELERWSRKLAKLRRLDSMKSTVSGGTVSQSGSYFSRTGSGPLKKKTVRPGSKNSQPEQGCISQKFMQGTILALVIVMAFSVISMSILYVLTLHHRGDVTEKDGSVSSCVLYISWMPIFTATVTFCPPVCPWSRAALGSSRKSSYTPQSTTTLAPGCCSTTAANNQSATTLLPSNNQSTADLGTLVPTPSTINKKAKSRPLEKDGRNRNRLSHTSAPLYFAKSKRPPPSDQEGVGSTNRLPGGQQPRRQRSIHREGARLASSLMGLHILETDQQITAPNCSTPERCSYTVSLRGNRNSSISQITLHMTSRNSVWVKQCGATRGRLCPEHTEAKLYDGQSTSTTGTHHLWSVPVLSYQDVTYHFRVSLSSEVSCAAQEESEATPSYSDYYFLIQSSCA, from the exons GTCATGATATTACCAGTTCTCTGGAGCCAGCCAACATCGACACCAGTATCCTGGAGGAGTATATCAGCAAAGAGGACGATAGCACTGACAT CTGTTTTTCAGAGGTCCACAGCGCCCCGGGGCCAAATTACTCATCTCCCCAGGCAGGAGTGTCCTCCTCTGGGGGATTGGTGTGTGGTGTGAGTCCCCCCATCCCGCTGCGCCAGGGAGCCCCTCTGCCCGGGCCCCCTAACTGTCAGAACTCCTACCCCCCAGGTCCATCCTTGGGCCTCCTTCGCCACAACTACCCTTGTCttggacagcagcagcagcagcagcagcagcagcagcagcagcaggctcaCATCAAGCCTGAACATAGGGGCCACTACGCCCCAGG GACACTACCAGAGTCCCCTCCAGACTCCAGCTCAGAGCCATACTCTCCCCAGCAGGTGAATG ATCCTCACATGCTCAGGACCATGACACCAGAGAACATGTGTCACATGACTCCCCCGCCGCCACTGCCGCCACATGGACACTACCCCAACATGCACCGGGACATGTACCTGAAGCCTGAGCCCATGATAACCCAGTACCCCATTGGTCCGACCAGCAGCGGAAGTGGAGACATACAACAGACCCAGATGCTACATCAGCTGCTGCAGCATCCTCAGGGGCAGGA CGGGATTCCTGGTCACCAGGCCAAGAAAAGGAAGCACTCTGACTCACCCAACAGTACCCTCAATTCCCAAATCCTCACAGGTATCATCAAACAAGAACCAG GTTTGATGCAGGACGCAGACAACAGCTACTTGGACCCTAACTACCAATGCATTAAGTGGCAGCCTCATCAGCAGAATAAGTGGACGCCACTCTATGACGCAAACTGCAAGGAGCT GCCAATGCCCACCTACCGCGTTGACGCTGACAAGGGGTTCAATTTCTCGTTGGCCGATGATGCTTTTGTGTGCCAGAAGAAGAACCACTTCCAGGTTACAGTATACATAGGCATGCTGGGAGATCCCAAGTACATCAAGACCAGTGATGGCCTCCAGCCCATAGACTGCTTCTATCTAAAGCTCAACGGAGTAAAG CTGGAGGCCATGAACCAGTCCATCAACGTAGAACAGTCCCAGTCTGATCGTAGCAAGAGACCCTTCAAACCAGTGCT AGTCACTCTGCCCCCGGAGCAAGTTACCAAGGTGACAGTAGGACGGCTGCACTTCAGCGAGACCACAGCAAATAACATGAGGAAGAAGGGCAAGCCCAACCCCGACCAGAG gtacttcatgctggTGGTGGCGCTGCAGGCCCAGTCCCACAGTCAGAGCTACACACTGGCGGCCCAGGTGTCGGAGAGGATCATCGTCAGGGTAAcatct GCCTCTAACCCAGGCCAATTTGAGAGTGACAGTGAGGTGCTGTGGCAGCGTGGTCAGTTGCCAGACTCGGTCTACCACCATGGCAGAGTAGGCATCAATACAGACCGGCCGGACGAGGCCCTTGTCGTGCATGGGAACCTCAAAGTCATGGGCTCCCTGGTACACCCATCTGACATCAGGGCCAAAGAGAATGTCCAGGAG GTGGACACCACAGACAATTTGAAACGGATCTCTCAGATGAGGCTGGTGCATTATCATTACAAGCCTGAGTTTGCTGCCACCGTGGGCATAGAGAACACTGCAGAGACTG GAGTGATAGCCCAAGAGGTTCAGCAGATCTTGCCTGAGGCAGTAAAggagggaggagacgtggtatgtGCCAACGGAGAAACCATCCCTAACCTGttggtggtcaacaag GACCGTATCTTCATGGAGAATGTCGGTGCGGTGAAGGAGCTGTGTAAGCTAACTGACAACTTAGAGACCCGTATAGATGAGCTGGAGCGCTGGAGCCGCAAACTGGCCAAGCTCCGTCGTCTTGACAGCATGAAGAGCACCGTGAGTGGCggcactgtcag CCAATCAGGAAGTTATTTTAGCAGGACTGGAAGTGGCCCACTCAAGAAGAAAACAGTCAGACCTGGTAGCAAG AACTCGCAACCGGAACAAGGCTGCATCAGTCAGAAGTTTATGCAGGGGACTATCCTGGCGCTTGTCATCGTAATGGCCTTCAG TGTCATTTCCATGTCCATATTGTATGTGTTGACGCTTCATCACAGAGGAGATGTCACTGAGAAAGATGG CTCTGTGTCCTCCTGTGTTCTTTACATCTCCTGGATGCCCATTTTCACTGCCACTGTCActttctgtccacctgtctgcccCTG GTCCAGAGCTGCCCTGGGATCCTCACGCAAGAGTTCCTACACTCCTCAGTCCACCACCACCTTGGCACCAG GTTGCTGCTCAACCACGGCTGCAAACAACCAATCAGCTACGACTCTGTTACCCAGTAACAACCAGTCCACAGCTG ATTTGGGCACCCTTGTCCCCACACCAAGTACTATTAATAAGAAGGCCAAGTCAAGACCACTGGAAAAGGATGGCCGCAACAGGAACCGCCTGAGTCATACATCAGCACCCCTGTACTTTGCCAAGTCCAAGAGGCCTCCTCCTTCGGATCAGGAGGGCGTTGGATCTACCAACCGTCTGCCGGGGGGACAGCAGCCACGCAGACAGCGCAGCATACACAGGGAAG GAGCACGGTTGGCTTCCTCTCTGATGGGTCTCCATATCTTGGAGACGGACCAGCAGATCACAGCGCCAAATTGTTCAACGCCTGAACGctgcag CTACACAGTGTCCCTCCGCGGGAACAGGAACTCCTCAATCTCCCAAATCACTTTACACATGAC GTCCCGCAACAGTGTGTGGGTAAAACAATGTGGAGCCACCAGGGGCCGTCTATGTCCAGAGCACACAGAGGCAAAGCTCTATGACGGACAGAGCACATCTACAACG GGGACTCATCACCTGTGGTCTGTGCCAGTCCTGTCTTACCAAGATGTTACTTATCACTTCCGCGTTTCTCTGTCT AGTGAAGTGAGTTGTGCCGCCCAGGAAGAAAGTGAAGCGACCCCGTCGTACTCTGACTACTATTTTCTCATTCAAAGCAGCTGTGCGTGA